From the Lathyrus oleraceus cultivar Zhongwan6 chromosome 3, CAAS_Psat_ZW6_1.0, whole genome shotgun sequence genome, the window TCAAAAGATCGAAAGCTTAGCCATAACACTAGCAACTACCGTAGCTGCTATAACACCAAACTATGAATTGTGTGGAACCCCTGGGCACACTAATGTTGATCGTCAGTTATTGGCTAATATTCCTACCGACCAAGTAAATTACGCTCAAGAAAATCCATATTCCAAAACTTATAATCCTGGCTGGAGAAATCATCTGAACTTTTCTTAAAAAGATAACAATGCTTTATTTCCTCCAAACCCAACACCTGCTATTCCACCTGGTTATCAGAAAGGATCCCCTGCTGCTCCATAAGCACCTTGAAAGTCAAATCTAgagatcatgatggaaaactttatcaATGCTTAAAATCAACAAAACAAGGATTTTGTAAATCAAAATTCTCATACTAGCGAATTGGTGAAGCAAATGTCAAGTAAGCTTGATGATATGGCTACCCATAATAAAATGTTGGAAACCCAAATTTCCcaagtagcccaacaacaagcAACAATAGCAGCCCCAATTGGAGCATTTCCTAGTCAACCACAACCAAAACAAAAAGGCCATGTTAATGCTATCACATTGCAAAGTGGGACAAAATTAGATGAACCGGTTGACCCAAGACTCTGAAACCCATCCATGTATCAAAACTCTAGTAAAGGAATTGAAAAGGTAAAAGAACCAACCAATGATGGAAAGGAAGACAAAAGCGGAGAAGCAGAAGATAAAGAAATATCTTATGTGCCTCTACCACCatacaaaccacctataccttatcctcaaagacttgCTAAGTCTAAAAATGAAGGACAATTTAAGAAATTCGTAGAACTTCTGAAGCAGCTTAATATCACTATACCATTCACAGAAGCCATTACACAAATGCCTTCATATGCTAAATTCCTTAAAGAAATATTATCTaataagaaaaagattgaggatAATGAAATCTTTACgcttactgctgagtgtagcgctATTATTCAAAATAACACGCCTTCTAAGATGAAAGACCCATGTAGTTTTTCCATACCATGTGTAATCGGGAAGTTTATCATAGAAAAAACTTTGTGCGACTTAGGAGCCAGTGTTAGTTTAATGCCTTTATCCACATGCAAGAAACTGAATTTAGGAGAACTAAGACCAACGAAGATGTCTTTATAACTAGTTGACCATTCTGTTAAATTTCCAATAGGTATGCTAGAGAATATTCTCGTTCGtataggtcaattctacatcccCACCGACTTTATAATAATGGATATAAAGGAGGATTCCCACATCCCTATTATTTTAGGAAGACCCTTTTTAGCCACAGATGGAGCCATcatagatgtcaagaaaggaaagaTAACTTTCGAAGTTGGGGAAGAAAAAGTCGAATTTATTTTAGCTTAATTCTTACAGGTGCCAACTATAGAAGATTCATGTTGTCTCTTAGACATCATCAATGAATGTGTGAAAGAAATGGAGAGGGAACCATCTAAGTATACTGAAGTACTAAAGATTCCAGAGCCTCCTATATTCGAAGACGATAATTGGCATGAGCCATACGTAGATGACAGTCTGAGGGAATGTCTAGCACTAATACCCAATCGAatgccatgcccaaagaaacctTATGTAGTACTTAAAACACTTCCCAAAGACCTAAGGtatgaattcctagacactgagcttgaacgaccagtgatagtcaACACTGACTTAGGACATATAAAAACTGAAAAATTACTTCATGTCTTAAGAAAGTGTCCAACATCTTTAGGTTATAACATCtcagatctaaaaggaataagtcctctatatgtatgcatcacattatgctagaggaggactgtaaaacctctagagaacatcagagaagaataaatCCTATCTTGAGTGATGTAGTAAAAAAGGAGGTGCAAAAGCTATTAGAAGTAGGAATTATATACCCGATATCCGACAATAACTGGGTTAACCCAGTACATGTCGTACCAAAAAAGGGAGGTGTTATAGTTGTCAGTAACAAAAAAGGGTGAATCCATAGCTAAACGAATTCAAACTGGATGAAGgatgtgcatagactatagaaaACTAAATAAAGCCACTCGTAAAGACCATTTTCCACTGCCTTTCATCaatcaaatgcttgaacgactgGCTAAACATTCTCTTTTCTATTATTTAGACGGATACTTAGGATTCttccaaattcctattcatccagatgaccaagaaaagactaccTTCACTTGTCCTTATGGTATGTTCGCTTATCGATGAATGTTGTTTGGGTTGTGTAACGCTCCTGCAACATTTTAGAGATGTATGATGTCTGTCTTTGCTGATTTTATAGACGACATaatggaagtatttatggacgactTCTCTGTTTATGGGAAAAGTTTTGAAGTGTGTCTTTCGAACCtagaaatggtacttgaaagatgcgtTAAAGTTAATCTCATATTAAATTGGGAAAAagccatttcatggtccgacatGGAACCGTACTTGGACATGTTGTATTTGACTGAGGAATTGAAGTGGATAATGCAAAAATAGAAATTATAGAAAATCTTAAACCTCCAAAAATCGTTAAAGAAATTCGCAGTTTCTTAGGACACACCGGTTTCTACCGAtgattcattaaagatttctctaaaataaccAAACCACTAACGAGCTTACTAATGAAAGACGCTAAATTCATATTTGATGAAGACTGCTTAAAAGCGTTTGAATATCTGAAAAATACTCTTATTACAACACCTATTATGCAACCACCTGATTAGAGTAAGCcatttgaaataatgtgtgacactagtgactatgccgttggcactgtcttaggacaaagaaaggTAAAAAGAT encodes:
- the LOC127129692 gene encoding uncharacterized protein LOC127129692, with amino-acid sequence MYQNSSKGIEKVKEPTNDGKEDKSGEAEDKEISYVPLPPYKPPIPYPQRLAKSKNEGQFKKFVELLKQLNITIPFTEAITQMPSYAKFLKEILSNKKKIEDNEIFTLTAECSAIIQNNTPSKMKDPCMLENILVRIGQFYIPTDFIIMDIKEDSHIPIILGRPFLATDGAIIDVKKGKITFEVGEEKVEFILA